In the genome of Brachypodium distachyon strain Bd21 chromosome 3, Brachypodium_distachyon_v3.0, whole genome shotgun sequence, the window TGAAAAGCGGTGGCGGGAAGGTTAAGGAAGACTGAACTGAAGACACCCATTGCCCGCTCCAAGAATATTCCCCAGGAACAATCCCCCGCAGAATAATCAATTCGGCCTCCATTAAGCTGGTGCGCGATTCCCAAATTTAACTATCCCAAAGCAGAAGCAAGCCGGTCGATCTTCGTGGACGGGCGACGCCAGCACGGACCACCAGGGCCGCCCGCATTAAGGTGGAATGCCGCCGTGTGCACTACTACTACTCCATTACGACTAGTTTTCCCCTTTTTGCCATTTCGAATTTCGATTCACCAAGCTCAGTCAGGCCGCTATAAATACGtcgggcggccatggcgttCCGATCCGGCCAGTGCGAGTGCAACAACGCAACATTTCTTGGTTTCCTCTGCTTTTGATTGAGTCTGGTAGGATCATCTGAGCTGCAAGCAACAATGGCCGCGGCGATGAGcaatggcgccggcgccggggccggcgtggtggtggtgttcgACTTCGACAAGACGATCATCGACTGCGACAGCGACAACTGGGTCGTGGACGCGCTCGGCGCCACCCGCCGCTtcgacgagctcctcctccgcctcccctgGAACTCCGCCATCGTAAACCCCAAAACTTCCCAATCAATCTGTAATGTAAAAGTGAACTTCGTTGGCGCTATCGATCGATTGATAATGATATCTCACAGGACACGATGATGGGGGAGCTGCACGCGGAAGGGAAACAGGTGTCGGAGATCAGAGGCAGCCTCAGgacggcgccgctgccggcgagcGTGGTGTCGGCCGTCGAGTCGGCGCACGCGCTCGGGTGCGAGCTCCGGATCCTGAGCGACGCCAACGCCTTCTTCATCGACACCGTCCTCGCGCACCACGGCCTCGCCGGCTACTTCTCCGAGATCAGCAGCAACCCGGCCcgcgtcgacgccgccggccgcctcaGGATCTCCCCCTACCACGACTTCCCTCACGGCTGCGCGCTCCCCACTTGCCCTCCCAACATGTGCAAGGTGACACACGCAAGAATCACTGATACTAATAATACATCGCTGGATTACACGTACACCCAGCTTAATTTTGGTCCGtttgttgtgttgtgtgttgCGAAATTCAGGGGAAGGTGATGGAGGAGATACTGCAAGAACtctctgcggcggcggcggcggcggggaagaggaggagaaagagagTGGTGTACCTGGGCGACGGGAGGGGCGACTACTGCCCGACGCTGAAGCTGGGGGAGAGGGACTACATGATGCCGAGGAAGGGGTACCCGGTGTGGGACCTCAtcgccggcgaccgccgcgccgtccgcgCCGACGTCCGGGAGTGGGCCGATGCCGGGGACCTCGAGAGGGTGCTGCTCAGCATCGTGCAAGAGTGCGCCACCGCCAGTGAAGACGGCGGTGGCGATCAGGATtccgtggcggcggtggtgggcgTGGTGGTGCCGGAGTGCCGTTCCGGGCTGCCCTTGGCGGCTTCTGCGCCGGAGATGGCCATGGCACTTCTCCCCAAGGCTGTTCATGCGCCCAACTGATGATGCATCTTTCCTCCCAACTGATGATGCATCTTCACGTGACGGCTTCAGCCGATTGGTGTTTGGAATGTTAGCTTCGCCGGGAACTGAAAGCCGGCCGGTGGAAGATTGTTTCCGGTGTGTTTTAGCTAGCGTGACATTCAGAAGCTCTTTCAGTTCTTCTGGGCATGTGAAAACAGTGGTGAAATCAAACCAACTGGTGTTCGCGCTCTTGGGTCTCTGTCTCTGGAAATGGTGGTTTGCGGAATAGGCTTCGCCTGTGTTGGTGGGTTCAGTTGTTGCTGTCGCAATCCCTGTAACTGCAGTGGACGTATTAGCTTGACGGTCGACATCATGGGCAGAGGACCGAAAAAAtgcattgaaaaaaaaatgcttacTTGTGTATCTGCAGTTTCTCTTGACGCTGGCATCATACCTTTTCTTCCCTCTGGCGGCGTCCAGCTCCGGCCACGAGATCTCCAGCCCGTCGTTCTTCGTCATTTCCAAGTACCTGCGGATTCATCTtcgtagtcgtcgtcgtcgtcgtcgtcgtcgtcacaACAGAGTTCAGTGATCAGAGCATTCAGTATAGACTTCTGATTCAATACACTCCCCTCTCCTCCAACAAAAACACAATGACGATCCAGATCATTCCGCATcccttcataaaaaaaagtatgatggacattaattaatatttttttctcttttttaaaCTCGCTCAGAACAACAGTAGGTGTTTTTGATTTTGCCGGAGATTACACCGTTGGATCGTGACGAAGTTTCACGAGCTtgtagtagacacaattccgcacaatcccaTCGAAGGGATCAGCGAAATACTTCTTGAGCCAGCgggaaacatgcgaacaagtcgGACGTTTGTGCTGTCCCGCATGGCTGTGTGAAATCCAAATAGCACTCGGTGTTTTGCAATTTTCTggagattccaccgttggatcgtgaCGAAATTTCACACTGTAGTGGTACACAAAATTCCGCACATtctcaccgaagggatcgGAGAAATCTTTCTTGACGCAGCGGGGAACATGCGAACAATTTGGACGTTTGTGCTGTCTCGCAGGGTCGCgagaaattcaaacaacactCGGTGTTTTCAACTTTTCTggagattccaccgttggatcacGACGAAATTTTACACTGTCGTAGTAGACAAAATTCCACACAATCTCACCGAAAGGATCGAAATAATGATTGGATCAGCGGGAACATGCGAACAAGTAAGACATTCGTGCTGTGACGCACGGCCGCGAGGAATCCGAACAACAGTCGGTGTTTTGGAGTTGGCCGGCGATTTCACCGTCGGATCGAGATGAAATTTAACACCGTCATAGTAGACATAATTTCACACAATCTCACCAATGAATGCTTAATTACCATTTGGTTTGCTTCCTGGCTGACGTGGACGACCATGGAAGCTCTCCCCACTCCGTCGTGTGACCGTCGCAACAACAGAACAACAAGACGTCGAAGTGGCCAGAGAACTGCATCGTGTCGTGTTGTGTACAAAGTAGTGTCATTTGGTGATGATCTAGTGCTTGCTGCCAGAGAGACTTTATATAATCAAAGTTCAGAAACAATGCACTTCTTGATCAGTTAGATCTTGCCTTTTGAACTATTGCATCGACATTGGTTTTCGCAGGGAACCCTACCGACATCGTCATGAGGTACTTGCGAGGCGGCACGTCCTGCGGCATCATCGCACCCACACCAACACAACAGTTTGACAGTGAACCCATGAAAGATGGAACAAAATCCTTTGATATTTATTTACTTATAGACGGCACGTAGGCAATATATAGGCAAATCTTTTGCCTCGTGTCAAAAACAGAAAGATA includes:
- the LOC100821817 gene encoding inorganic pyrophosphatase 2, with the protein product MAAAMSNGAGAGAGVVVVFDFDKTIIDCDSDNWVVDALGATRRFDELLLRLPWNSAIDTMMGELHAEGKQVSEIRGSLRTAPLPASVVSAVESAHALGCELRILSDANAFFIDTVLAHHGLAGYFSEISSNPARVDAAGRLRISPYHDFPHGCALPTCPPNMCKGKVMEEILQELSAAAAAAGKRRRKRVVYLGDGRGDYCPTLKLGERDYMMPRKGYPVWDLIAGDRRAVRADVREWADAGDLERVLLSIVQECATASEDGGGDQDSVAAVVGVVVPECRSGLPLAASAPEMAMALLPKAVHAPN